From Pangasianodon hypophthalmus isolate fPanHyp1 chromosome 30, fPanHyp1.pri, whole genome shotgun sequence, a single genomic window includes:
- the LOC128317887 gene encoding trace amine-associated receptor 13c-like encodes MNLTEFNQSDRCEHFSCPERSVSPAVYILLYVCAAAVVLLTVCGNLIIIISVFHFKQLHTPTNMLVLSLAVSDFLIGAIVMLPVLIWTIESCWIFGRGFCISFWLIGAFIMALSIYNVALISVDRYLALSNPFLYTNTISRRTMCIVVYCTWCVCLAYSVTFYYFNISSMNFLLCPGECFLFLNEVWSVIDLVYSFIFPLSVIIILYTRVFVIAKRHATAIRELNKHTRPKTQKITSFSMKSERKAAKVLGILVAVFLVCLLPYFIYSLLGDVIELQTETTHKLMIVVYLNSTINPFIYALFYPWFRRCIRLIITLRIFQTDSSLINVFS; translated from the coding sequence ATGAACCTGACGGAGTTTAATCAGTCTGATCGCTGTGAGCATTTCTCCTGTCCAGAGAGATCTGTATCTCCTGCAGTTTATAtcttactgtatgtatgtgcagctgctgtggttcttctaacagtgtgtggaaatctgatcatcatcatctctgtttttcacttcaagcagcttcacacaccAACCAACATGCTcgtgctctctctggctgtgtcgGATTTCCTCATCGGCGCCATAGTGATGCTTCCAGTGTTAATCTGGACAATTGAGTCATGCTGGATTTTTGGGAGAGGTTTCTGCATTAGTTTTTGGTTAATTGGTGCTTTCATCATGGCCTTATCCATCTATAATGTCGCTTTGATCTCTGTGGATCGGTATTTGGCTCTCTCAAACCCGTTTctctacacaaacacaatctctAGGAGGACTATGTGCATTGTGGTTtactgtacctggtgtgtgtgtctggcttaTAGCGTTACATTCTATTATTTCAATATAAGCTCCATGAATTTTTTACTATGTCCTGGAGagtgttttctctttctgaatgAGGTTTGGTCTGTAATTGACCttgtatattcatttatatttccacTCTCTGTCATAATCATATTGTATACTcgagtttttgtgattgctaAGAGACATGCCACTGCTATCAGAGAGCTTAATAAGCACACACggcctaaaacacagaaaatcacctcATTCTCGatgaaatctgagagaaaagcagctaaagtcCTTGGCATTTTAGTGGCTGTGTTTCTGGTGTGTTTacttccatattttatttacagtttattaggtGATGTTATTGAACTACAGACAGAAACTACTCATAAACTCATGATTGTGGTTTATCTTAATTCCAccattaatccatttatttatgctCTGTTTTACCCGTGGTTTAGGAGGTGCATAAGATTAATCATAACTCTGCGAATATTTCAAACAGActcttcattaataaatgttttttcatgA